The following coding sequences lie in one Bacillus rossius redtenbacheri isolate Brsri chromosome 13, Brsri_v3, whole genome shotgun sequence genomic window:
- the LOC134538272 gene encoding prefoldin subunit 4 yields MAKAAVDGKGVLQKDSDVHITFDDQQKINKFARYNARFEDLKDQLKAKKNDLRNLDNAADDLLLVDDSDMIPYAMGEVFVYRSVPQIQELLEQAKEKVLSEIASLEKQASELESVMSDMKTLLYAKFGNHINLEAEDE; encoded by the exons GATTCAGATGTCCATATTACATTTGATGACCAGCAGAAGATTAATAAATTTGCAAGGTACAATGCTCGATTTGAAGACTTGAAAGATCAGCTGAAAGCAAAAAAG aatgattTGAGGAATTTGGATAATGCAGCAGATGACCTTCTGTTGGTAGACGACTCGGATATGATACCTTACGCAATGGGAGAAGTGTTCGTCTATCGGAGTGTGCCCCAAATACAG GAGTTACTTGAGCAGGCCAAAGAGAAAGTTCTTTCGGAAATAGCAAGTCTGGAAAAGCAGGCGTCGGAATTGGAGAGCGTAATGAGTGATATGAAGACACTGTTGTACGCCAAATTTGGGAATCATATCAACTTGGAAGCGGAAGATGAGTAA